One Citrobacter amalonaticus genomic window carries:
- a CDS encoding Rsd/AlgQ family anti-sigma factor, with translation MLNQLEDLTERVRGSNKLVDRWLHIRKHLLVAYYNLVGIKPGKESYMRLNEKALDDFCQSLVDYLSTGHFSIYERILHKLEGNGQLLKATKIWPLLEANTQRIMDYYDSSLETAIDHDNCLEFQQVLSDLGEALEARFALEDKLIMLVFDAMHDNAVIKRPA, from the coding sequence ATGCTAAACCAGCTGGAAGACCTGACAGAGCGCGTCAGAGGAAGTAACAAACTGGTTGATCGCTGGCTACATATACGTAAGCATCTGCTCGTGGCTTACTACAATCTGGTTGGCATTAAGCCTGGCAAAGAATCGTACATGCGGCTGAATGAAAAAGCGCTGGATGATTTTTGTCAGAGCCTGGTCGACTACCTTTCCACCGGACACTTCAGTATTTATGAACGTATTCTGCATAAATTGGAAGGTAACGGGCAGCTTTTAAAAGCGACAAAAATTTGGCCGCTACTGGAAGCTAACACACAACGCATCATGGACTACTATGACTCCAGCCTGGAAACGGCGATTGATCACGATAACTGCCTGGAGTTTCAACAGGTTTTATCCGATCTCGGCGAAGCGCTGGAAGCCCGATTTGCGCTGGAAGATAAGCTGATCATGCTGGTCTTTGACGCCATGCATGACAATGCGGTCATTAAACGTCCTGCTTGA
- the thiC gene encoding phosphomethylpyrimidine synthase ThiC → MSATTPKLSRREQRAQAQHFIDTLEGTAFPNSRRIYITGSTSDIRIPMREIQLSPTLIGGSKAEPQFEENEAIPVYDTSGPYGDPEVAINVQQGLAKLRQPWIDARHDSEVLTDRSSAYTKARLADDGLDELRFTGLLTPKRAKAGKCVTQLHYARQGIVTPEMEFIAIRENMGRERICSEVLRQQHPGEGFGARLPENITPEFVRDEVAAGRAIIPANINHPESEPMIIGRNFLVKVNANIGNSAVTSSIEEEVEKLVWSTRWGADTVMDLSTGRYIHETREWILRNSPVPIGTVPIYQALEKVNGIAEDLTWEAFRDTLLEQAEQGVDYFTIHAGVLLRYVPMTAKRLTGIVSRGGSIMAKWCLSHHKENFLYQHFREICEICAAYDVSLSLGDGLRPGSLQDANDEAQFSELHTLGELTKIAWEYDVQVMIEGPGHVPMQMIRRNMTEELEHCHEAPFYTLGPLTTDIAPGYDHFTSGIGAAMIGWFGCAMLCYVTPKEHLGLPNKEDVKQGLITYKIAAHAADLAKGHPGAQIRDNAMSKARFEFRWEDQFNLALDPFTARAYHDETLPQESGKVAHFCSMCGPKFCSMKISQEVRDYAAAQTIEVGMADMSENFRAKGGEIYLKREKA, encoded by the coding sequence ATGTCTGCAACTACCCCTAAATTGTCCCGCCGCGAACAGCGCGCGCAAGCACAACACTTTATCGATACGCTGGAAGGCACCGCTTTCCCGAACTCCAGACGCATCTACATCACCGGCTCGACGAGCGATATCCGCATTCCGATGCGAGAGATCCAGCTTAGCCCGACGCTCATCGGCGGCAGCAAAGCGGAGCCGCAGTTTGAAGAAAACGAAGCGATTCCGGTGTACGACACGTCCGGTCCCTACGGCGATCCCGAGGTGGCGATCAACGTTCAGCAGGGTCTGGCGAAGCTGCGCCAACCGTGGATTGACGCCCGTCACGACAGCGAGGTGCTGACCGATCGGAGCTCAGCATACACCAAAGCACGCCTGGCCGACGACGGTCTGGACGAGCTGCGCTTCACCGGCTTGCTGACGCCAAAACGCGCCAAAGCGGGTAAATGCGTGACTCAGTTGCACTACGCCCGCCAGGGGATCGTCACCCCGGAAATGGAATTTATCGCCATTCGTGAAAACATGGGCCGTGAACGCATCTGCAGTGAAGTGTTACGCCAGCAGCATCCGGGCGAAGGATTTGGCGCACGCCTGCCGGAGAACATCACGCCGGAATTTGTGCGTGATGAAGTGGCCGCCGGACGGGCGATCATCCCTGCCAACATCAACCACCCGGAATCTGAGCCCATGATTATTGGCCGTAACTTCCTGGTAAAAGTGAATGCCAACATCGGTAATTCCGCCGTCACCTCCTCCATTGAAGAAGAAGTGGAGAAACTGGTGTGGTCAACGCGCTGGGGAGCGGACACCGTAATGGACCTCTCCACCGGTCGCTATATTCACGAAACCCGTGAGTGGATCCTGCGTAACAGTCCGGTGCCGATCGGCACCGTACCGATCTACCAGGCGCTGGAGAAGGTCAACGGGATCGCCGAAGATCTGACCTGGGAAGCCTTCCGCGATACGCTGCTGGAGCAGGCCGAACAGGGGGTGGACTACTTCACCATCCATGCCGGGGTGCTGCTGCGCTATGTGCCGATGACCGCGAAACGTCTGACAGGGATTGTCTCGCGCGGGGGATCCATTATGGCGAAATGGTGTCTCTCTCATCACAAAGAGAACTTCCTCTACCAGCACTTCCGCGAGATTTGTGAAATCTGCGCCGCCTATGACGTATCGCTGTCGCTTGGCGATGGCCTGCGTCCGGGTTCCCTTCAGGACGCCAACGACGAGGCGCAATTCTCGGAGCTGCATACGCTGGGGGAACTGACGAAGATCGCCTGGGAATACGATGTGCAGGTGATGATTGAAGGCCCGGGCCACGTGCCGATGCAGATGATCCGTCGCAATATGACCGAAGAGCTGGAGCACTGTCACGAAGCGCCATTCTACACCTTAGGCCCACTAACCACCGATATCGCACCGGGTTACGACCATTTTACCTCAGGGATTGGCGCGGCGATGATCGGCTGGTTTGGCTGCGCGATGCTCTGCTACGTCACGCCGAAAGAGCACCTCGGGCTGCCGAACAAAGAAGATGTCAAACAGGGGCTGATTACCTACAAGATTGCCGCCCATGCCGCCGACCTGGCGAAAGGGCATCCGGGGGCGCAAATCCGTGATAACGCGATGTCGAAAGCGCGCTTTGAATTCCGCTGGGAAGACCAGTTTAATCTGGCGCTCGACCCGTTCACCGCCCGCGCCTACCACGACGAAACCCTGCCCCAGGAATCCGGCAAAGTGGCGCACTTCTGCTCCATGTGCGGCCCGAAATTCTGCTCAATGAAAATCAGCCAGGAGGTTCGTGACTACGCCGCCGCCCAGACGATCGAAGTGGGAATGGCAGATATGTCAGAAAACTTCCGCGCCAAAGGCGGAGAAATCTACCTCAAACGGGAGAAAGCCTGA
- the thiE gene encoding thiamine phosphate synthase yields MVQPDFPTVPFRLGLYPVVDSVAWIARLLDAGVQTLQLRIKDKRDEEVEADVVAAIELGRKYNARLFINDYWRLAIKHRAYGVHLGQEDLETTDLKAIQAAGLRLGVSTHDDMEIDVALAARPSYIALGHVFPTQTKQMPSAPQGLEQLARHINRLNDYPTVAIGGISLERAPAVLATGVGSIAVVSAITQAEDWRAATAQLLAIAGAGDE; encoded by the coding sequence ATGGTTCAACCTGATTTCCCGACAGTTCCTTTTCGCCTGGGCCTCTATCCGGTTGTCGACAGCGTGGCGTGGATCGCGCGTCTGCTCGACGCTGGCGTGCAGACGCTTCAGCTGCGCATCAAAGATAAGCGCGATGAAGAGGTGGAAGCCGATGTGGTTGCCGCTATCGAACTGGGGCGGAAATACAACGCCCGTCTGTTTATTAACGATTACTGGCGGCTGGCGATCAAACACCGTGCATATGGCGTGCATCTGGGTCAGGAAGATCTGGAAACCACCGATCTGAAGGCGATTCAGGCGGCAGGATTACGCCTGGGCGTCTCGACGCACGACGATATGGAGATCGACGTGGCGCTGGCGGCACGTCCCTCCTACATCGCGCTGGGCCATGTCTTCCCGACGCAGACTAAGCAGATGCCGTCTGCGCCGCAGGGACTGGAGCAACTCGCGCGGCATATCAATCGCCTGAACGATTACCCAACCGTCGCCATTGGCGGGATCAGCCTGGAGCGCGCGCCCGCAGTGCTGGCGACTGGCGTAGGGAGTATTGCGGTGGTCAGCGCCATTACCCAGGCCGAAGACTGGCGAGCAGCCACCGCGCAGTTGCTGGCAATAGCAGGAGCAGGCGATGAATGA
- a CDS encoding HesA/MoeB/ThiF family protein: protein MNDRDFMRYSRQILLGDIAIDGQQKLLASRVLIVGLGGLGSPAALYLAGAGVGTLVLADDDDVHLSNLQRQILFTTDDIARAKSQVAQQRLARLNPDIELLSLTQRLSGEALRHAVAQADVVLDCTDNMATRQEINAACVALDTPLITASAVGFGGQLMVLTPPWTQGCYRCLWPDDAEPERNCRTAGVVGPVVGVMGTLQALEAIKLLSGMEIPGGELRLFDGKTSQWRSLALHRASGCPVCGGRHANTVQ from the coding sequence ATGAATGATCGTGACTTTATGCGCTATAGCCGTCAGATCCTGCTGGGCGATATCGCTATTGACGGTCAGCAAAAGCTGCTTGCCAGCCGTGTGCTGATCGTCGGGCTGGGCGGATTAGGCTCACCGGCCGCGCTGTATCTGGCAGGCGCCGGTGTCGGCACGCTGGTGCTGGCTGACGACGATGACGTTCACCTCAGCAATCTGCAACGGCAGATCCTGTTCACCACGGATGATATTGCCCGCGCTAAATCGCAGGTTGCACAGCAGCGGTTGGCACGACTCAATCCGGATATCGAACTGCTCTCACTGACGCAGCGTCTGAGTGGAGAGGCGCTCAGACATGCGGTAGCGCAAGCGGATGTCGTGCTCGACTGCACCGACAACATGGCGACGCGTCAGGAAATTAACGCCGCCTGCGTGGCGCTTGATACCCCGCTGATTACCGCCAGCGCGGTCGGTTTTGGCGGCCAGTTGATGGTGTTGACGCCGCCGTGGACGCAAGGCTGCTATCGCTGCTTATGGCCAGACGACGCAGAACCCGAGCGCAACTGTCGTACGGCGGGCGTTGTCGGTCCCGTCGTCGGGGTGATGGGGACCCTGCAGGCGCTGGAAGCGATCAAACTGCTCAGCGGTATGGAGATACCCGGCGGCGAACTGCGCCTGTTTGACGGCAAAACCAGTCAGTGGCGCAGCCTGGCATTACACCGCGCCAGCGGGTGTCCGGTGTGTGGAGGGCGACATGCGAATACAGTTCAATGA
- the thiS gene encoding sulfur carrier protein ThiS — protein MRIQFNDEPMQCAEGLSVHTLLIQLNQLKPGAALALNQQILPREQWEQHIVQEGDQILLFQVIAGG, from the coding sequence ATGCGAATACAGTTCAATGATGAGCCAATGCAGTGTGCAGAGGGACTCTCCGTGCATACGCTGCTGATTCAATTGAATCAGTTAAAACCCGGCGCCGCACTGGCGCTGAATCAACAGATCCTGCCCCGCGAGCAGTGGGAGCAGCACATCGTGCAGGAAGGCGACCAGATCCTGCTTTTTCAGGTTATCGCGGGGGGTTGA
- the thiG gene encoding thiazole synthase — MLRIADKTFDSHLFTGTGKFASPALMIDAIRASGSQLVTLAMKRVDLRQHNDAILAPLIDAGVTLLPNTSGAKTAEEAIFAAQLAREALGTHWLKLEIHPDARWLLPDPIETLKAAEALVKQGFVVLPYCGADPVLCKRLEEVGCAAVMPLGAPIGSNQGLETRAMLEIIIQQSTVPVVVDAGIGVPSHATQALEMGADAVLVNTAIAVADDPVMMARAFRLAVDAGLLARQAGPGRRSRQAQATSPLTGFLEASA; from the coding sequence ATGTTACGTATTGCAGATAAAACGTTTGATTCGCATCTGTTCACGGGTACGGGTAAGTTTGCATCACCAGCATTAATGATTGACGCGATCCGCGCCTCCGGTAGCCAACTGGTGACGCTGGCCATGAAGCGTGTGGATTTACGCCAGCATAATGACGCCATCCTGGCTCCCCTTATCGACGCGGGCGTCACGTTGCTGCCCAACACGTCCGGGGCGAAAACGGCGGAAGAGGCAATCTTTGCCGCACAACTAGCGCGCGAGGCGCTCGGTACCCATTGGCTGAAGCTGGAAATTCACCCCGATGCGCGCTGGTTATTGCCGGATCCCATTGAAACGCTGAAAGCTGCCGAGGCGCTGGTAAAACAAGGATTTGTGGTGCTGCCTTACTGCGGTGCGGATCCGGTACTGTGCAAACGGCTGGAAGAGGTGGGCTGTGCAGCGGTAATGCCGCTCGGCGCGCCGATTGGCTCTAATCAGGGGCTGGAAACCCGGGCCATGCTGGAGATCATTATCCAGCAGTCCACCGTTCCGGTGGTGGTGGATGCCGGAATCGGCGTGCCCAGCCACGCCACGCAGGCGCTGGAAATGGGCGCGGACGCGGTGCTGGTGAATACGGCGATTGCCGTGGCGGACGATCCGGTGATGATGGCCCGCGCTTTCCGTCTGGCGGTGGACGCAGGTCTTCTGGCGCGTCAGGCTGGACCGGGTCGCCGCAGCCGTCAGGCGCAGGCCACCAGCCCGCTGACCGGTTTTCTGGAGGCTTCAGCATGA
- the thiH gene encoding 2-iminoacetate synthase ThiH — translation MKTFTDRWQQLDWDDIRLRINSKTSADVERALNAPHPSRDDMMALLSPAASAYLEPLAQQAQKLTRQRFGNTVSFYVPLYLSNLCANDCTYCGFSMSNRIKRKTLDDAEIARECAAIRELGFEHLLLVTGEHQAKVGMDYFRRHLPTIRQQFSSLQMEVQPLAEAEYAELKTLGLDGVMVYQETYHEAMYAQHHLKGKKQDFFWRLETPDRLGRAGIDKIGLGALIGLSDNWRVDCYMVAEHLLWLQQHYWQSRYSISFPRLRPCAGGIEPASIMDERQLVQTICAFRLLAPEIELSLSTRESPWFRDHVIPLAINNVSAFSKTQPGGYADDHPELEQFAPHDNRRPETVADALSAQGLQPVWKDWDAYLGRASQRL, via the coding sequence ATGAAAACGTTCACCGATCGCTGGCAGCAACTCGACTGGGACGACATCCGCCTGCGCATCAACAGCAAAACGTCTGCTGACGTTGAGCGGGCGCTAAATGCGCCCCACCCCAGCCGCGACGATATGATGGCACTGCTGTCACCTGCCGCGAGCGCATACCTTGAACCGCTGGCACAACAGGCGCAGAAGCTAACCCGCCAGCGCTTCGGCAATACGGTGAGCTTTTACGTCCCGCTGTATCTCTCCAATCTGTGCGCTAACGACTGTACCTACTGTGGTTTTTCAATGAGTAACCGCATCAAGCGCAAAACGCTGGATGACGCGGAAATTGCCCGCGAATGCGCGGCGATCCGCGAGTTGGGTTTCGAGCATCTCCTGCTGGTCACCGGCGAGCATCAGGCAAAGGTCGGGATGGACTATTTCCGTCGCCACTTACCCACCATTCGCCAGCAGTTTTCGTCATTACAGATGGAGGTTCAGCCGTTAGCCGAGGCGGAATATGCCGAACTGAAAACGCTGGGGCTCGACGGAGTGATGGTCTATCAGGAGACGTATCACGAAGCAATGTACGCCCAGCACCATCTGAAGGGGAAAAAACAGGATTTCTTCTGGCGTCTGGAAACCCCGGACCGGCTGGGGCGCGCGGGTATCGACAAAATCGGCCTCGGGGCACTGATTGGTCTTTCCGACAACTGGCGGGTGGATTGCTATATGGTTGCTGAGCATCTGCTGTGGCTTCAGCAGCATTACTGGCAAAGCCGCTACTCGATTTCGTTCCCACGCTTGCGCCCATGCGCTGGCGGTATTGAGCCCGCCTCAATCATGGATGAGCGTCAACTGGTACAAACCATTTGCGCGTTCCGTCTGCTGGCGCCGGAGATTGAGTTGTCGTTGTCTACGCGGGAATCGCCCTGGTTTCGTGACCACGTGATCCCGCTGGCGATTAACAATGTCAGCGCGTTCTCGAAAACCCAGCCTGGCGGATATGCGGACGATCACCCCGAACTGGAACAGTTCGCGCCGCATGACAACCGCCGTCCCGAAACTGTCGCCGATGCGCTTTCCGCGCAGGGGCTTCAGCCGGTATGGAAGGACTGGGATGCGTATCTGGGGCGCGCTTCGCAAAGGCTATGA
- a CDS encoding sensor domain-containing diguanylate cyclase: MAGHNRKLSFTTPILVSFTGIILSFVLIAIFITFTQKNDFLEDYHGINRNFTHNLAVNYTESLLRENDYILGRAATYFSRDDQLNNTVNLDPEQGLKTIMQLQTLMPSVSSISLVDTEGHYLRAPQVQNTDRSKTFDVKSRPWFMDQAEASTFSNYTAPYIDYFTHHPTVTIYKPVISPEGKMKGTIAFHLDLTSMGYALRQMVAPVQGEFFVVDRDGKVVLHPDTGALFKQYVSKKTMNRMTSGEGHLYDPDTQDWYYYYSFTNPDWFVIYRVSDTTLVDLTRHETNIVAWGFALAAIIIALFGLYLRHASRTVLMNIINAIKTGDVKRAPRLEAMLSKAIESNKERELAYVRQATIDALTGCKNRRAFDSDIAALMNDHQPFALALVDIDNFKSINDTWGHLNGDIVLRNVAREGIQIMQPAAVSVYRYGGEEFAVLFSGEQLNNAHTLLERWRIEVAQRSWREEGLHVTFSAGFGEWNLEAQEQLIMRVDEALYKAKQEGKNRIIAANR; this comes from the coding sequence ATGGCCGGTCATAACAGAAAACTTTCATTCACGACTCCAATATTGGTGAGCTTTACGGGGATCATACTCAGCTTTGTGTTGATCGCCATATTCATTACCTTTACGCAGAAGAATGATTTTCTTGAAGATTATCATGGCATTAATCGGAACTTCACCCATAACCTGGCGGTGAACTACACCGAGTCTTTGCTGCGCGAAAATGATTATATTCTTGGCCGGGCGGCGACCTACTTTTCTCGCGATGACCAGTTGAACAACACGGTAAACCTTGACCCGGAACAGGGTCTGAAAACCATCATGCAATTGCAGACGCTGATGCCGTCAGTCTCCTCGATCTCATTGGTGGATACAGAAGGCCATTACCTGCGCGCGCCCCAGGTGCAAAACACCGATCGCAGCAAAACGTTCGACGTGAAATCGCGCCCCTGGTTTATGGATCAGGCTGAAGCCAGTACGTTTAGCAACTATACCGCACCCTATATTGACTATTTTACGCACCACCCAACGGTGACGATCTACAAACCGGTCATCTCTCCCGAAGGGAAAATGAAAGGTACGATTGCGTTTCATCTTGATCTGACGTCAATGGGTTACGCACTGCGTCAGATGGTGGCTCCCGTCCAGGGTGAGTTCTTTGTGGTCGACCGTGATGGAAAAGTGGTATTGCATCCGGATACGGGCGCGCTGTTTAAACAGTATGTCAGTAAAAAAACCATGAACCGGATGACCAGCGGTGAAGGACATCTGTACGACCCGGATACGCAGGACTGGTACTACTACTATTCATTCACCAACCCGGACTGGTTTGTGATTTATCGGGTTTCAGATACCACACTCGTCGACCTGACACGCCATGAAACCAACATTGTGGCCTGGGGATTTGCCCTTGCAGCGATCATCATTGCGCTGTTTGGTCTCTATCTACGCCACGCCTCACGCACGGTGCTGATGAATATCATCAACGCAATCAAGACCGGCGACGTGAAACGCGCACCGCGCCTTGAAGCAATGCTGAGCAAAGCTATCGAATCCAATAAGGAGCGCGAACTGGCTTACGTCCGACAGGCGACCATTGATGCCCTGACCGGTTGTAAAAACCGCCGCGCTTTTGACAGCGATATCGCCGCGCTGATGAACGATCACCAACCGTTCGCCCTGGCACTGGTGGATATTGATAACTTTAAATCCATCAATGATACCTGGGGACATTTGAATGGCGACATCGTCCTGCGCAACGTCGCGCGCGAAGGGATTCAGATCATGCAACCCGCCGCCGTGTCCGTCTATCGCTATGGCGGTGAGGAGTTTGCCGTACTGTTCTCGGGTGAACAATTAAACAATGCGCATACCCTACTGGAACGCTGGCGCATCGAGGTCGCGCAGCGCTCATGGCGTGAAGAGGGTCTGCACGTCACCTTTAGCGCCGGATTCGGAGAATGGAATCTGGAAGCGCAGGAACAGTTGATCATGCGTGTTGATGAAGCGCTATACAAAGCCAAACAGGAAGGAAAAAACCGGATTATTGCCGCGAATCGCTAA
- a CDS encoding PTS sugar transporter subunit IIB: MKNIVLCCAAGMSTSMLVQRMKDAAQKKGIDVTIKAVPVAEFKENIATADIVLLGPQVKYEQAKLQALADPLGKKVAVIDMMDYGMMKGDAVLDKALKLMEP; encoded by the coding sequence ATGAAGAATATCGTTTTATGCTGTGCCGCCGGTATGTCCACCAGCATGCTGGTACAACGAATGAAAGATGCCGCTCAGAAGAAAGGGATCGACGTGACGATCAAGGCTGTGCCTGTCGCAGAGTTTAAAGAGAATATTGCTACGGCGGACATCGTCCTGTTGGGCCCGCAGGTCAAGTATGAACAGGCGAAACTGCAGGCGTTGGCCGATCCGCTCGGTAAGAAAGTCGCCGTGATCGACATGATGGATTACGGCATGATGAAAGGCGATGCTGTTCTGGACAAAGCCCTGAAGCTGATGGAGCCATAA